The Polyangium mundeleinium genome contains the following window.
CCGAGGAGCACATCTCGCGCGCCGAGATGGCGCACGCCCTTCGCCGCGCCATCGACGCGCTCCCCGAGCGCGAGCGCAAGCTCGTCGAGCGGCACTACTTCCAGGGAGAGGACTTCGACGAGATCGCCGCGGATCTCGGCATCAGCAAGAGCTGGGCGAGCCGCCTGCACGCGCAGGCGATCCAGTCGCTCGCGACCGCGATCGCCGCGCGTACGCGTTAGTGTTTCGCCTTCAGGTACGGCGCCTTCTCTTCGTCCGTCACGGGCTCGACGAACAGCACGCGGTGGTCGCGTTTGCCGAAGCTCACGAGCCGCACGAAGATGTGGTCGATCGCGACCGTCACCTCGCTCCGCTTGTGCTTCCACAGGTTCGCCGCGTCCTGGAACGTCGGCACCTTCGGGTTGTACGCGATCATGTGGTACTCGGGGCCTGCGGGCTCCGGGTAGTCGTCGACGTGGACGATCTTGTAGAGCCGGATCCCTCCGCTCGACTCGGCGGCCGCGACGACGGCGCCCTCCACCAGGTCCTTGCCGTCGGGATCGGACGCGGCGGGGACGGGCACGTCGCGGTTGCATGCGGCCACGGAGCCTACGGCCATGCACAAAACGAGCAGCGCGCGGCGAAGCATGGCTCGGGAAATATCACCGGGGCCACCCGGCGCAAGCGTGGCCTTCCCGATCTCCATCCGCCCGTGTATCACCCCGCATCCGAGGGCTCGCGCGCCCTCGCTTCCTGGAGGAGACCATGCGACTCGAAGACACCAAGTTCATCGTCACCGGCGCCGCCTCGGGCCTCGGCCGTCATTACGCCTATCGCCTCGCGGAGGCGGGCGGACAGGTGGTCGCGGGCGACGTGAACGAGGCGGCGCTCGCCTCGCTCGCGGAAGAGGCCAAGGATCTCCGCGGCAAGATCCACCCGAAGCGCATCGACGTCGGCAGCGAGGCCGAGGTCTCCGCGTTTGTCGACTTTGCGCACGAGGCCATGGGCGGCCTGAACGGCCTCGTCAACAACGCCGGCATCCTGCGCGACGGCCTGCTCGTGAAGAAAGACCGCACGACCGGCGCGATCACGAAGCTCTCTGCCCAGCAATGGCAGGCGGTCATCGACGTGAACCTCACGGGCGCGACCTACATGGTCCGCGACGTCGTCGCCAAGATGGCGGCGAGCGGCGAGAAGGGCGTCATCGTCAACATCAGCTCGATCGCGCGCCATGGAAACCGCGGACAGTCGAACTACAGCGCCGCGAAGTCCGCGCTCGCCACCAACACCAAGACGTGGGCCCTTGAGTTCGCGCCCTTCGGCATTCGCGTCGGCTGTGTCGCGCCGGGCATGGTCGAGACGCCCATGACCCAGGGCATGAACCAGAAGGCGAAAGACGCGCTCGTTGCCGCGATCCCCGTCGGCCGCATCGGCTTGCCCGAGGACCTCTGGCTCGCCGTTCGTTTCGTCATCGAGTGCGAGTATTTCAACGGCCGCACCATCGACGTCGACGGCGGCCTCGCCATGTGACCGCTCCGCCTCGAACAGACGATCGATCCTGGCCAACGGTATTGACCTCGTTGATGTTGAAAGCTATTCTCAACATCAACAGGACGCCGGACGGTCGGAAGCACCTATGTACGTCTGCATCTGTGAGGCGGTTTCGGAGAAGGACATCTTGGACCTCGTGGGCGCTGGTGCCTCGACGGCCCATGAAGTCATGGAAAAGACGCGGGCCGGCACTCGTTGCGGCTCGTGTCGGGCGACCGTGAAGTCCCTCGTCGAGGGGGATGGACCGGTCTCCACGGAAGGTGTCGATTCCGCCCCGAGTTGCGGGGTTCGTCGGCTCCGCATGCTTCGATCCGCCTCTTCGGCTGCCTGAGGGTTCGGCTCGGCTCGTTCGGTTCTCGATAACGGTTTTCGACATCTCCAACGTTCCGTGCGCGCGGCAGCGTTTGTCGCGTGACGGTGTTGTTTTGTTTCGAGAGCCCTCTCTCGCCTGCCCATTTTTCCGATAGCGTGCTAGGCGGACATCGCGGCTACCGTATCGCCGGAGCCGTAACCCTTGCAGGCTAGAGGTTTCCATGAAGGGCGACAGAGACGTCATCCACGCGCTGAACGAGGTGCTCGCTGCCGAGCTCGTGGCGATCAACCAGTATTTCATGCACGCCAAGATGTGCGAAAACTGGGGCTATCTGGCGCTGGCCGAGCGCAGCCGCGATGAGTCGATCGACGAGATGCGCCACGCCGAGGCGATCATGAAGCGGATCCTCTTCCTTGAAGGCCTGCCGAACCTGCAGCGCCTCGACAAGCTGAACGTCGGCCAGACCGTGCCCGAGCAGTTCAAGAGCGATCTCGACCTCGAATATGCGGCCGTGACGCGCCTGAACAGCTCGATCGCTCTCTGTCGTGAGAAGGGTGACCACCAGAGCGAGGCGCTCCTCCGGAGCATCCTGGAGGGCGAGGAGGAGCACATCGACTGGCTCGA
Protein-coding sequences here:
- a CDS encoding (2Fe-2S)-binding protein; protein product: MYVCICEAVSEKDILDLVGAGASTAHEVMEKTRAGTRCGSCRATVKSLVEGDGPVSTEGVDSAPSCGVRRLRMLRSASSAA
- a CDS encoding SDR family NAD(P)-dependent oxidoreductase, translated to MRLEDTKFIVTGAASGLGRHYAYRLAEAGGQVVAGDVNEAALASLAEEAKDLRGKIHPKRIDVGSEAEVSAFVDFAHEAMGGLNGLVNNAGILRDGLLVKKDRTTGAITKLSAQQWQAVIDVNLTGATYMVRDVVAKMAASGEKGVIVNISSIARHGNRGQSNYSAAKSALATNTKTWALEFAPFGIRVGCVAPGMVETPMTQGMNQKAKDALVAAIPVGRIGLPEDLWLAVRFVIECEYFNGRTIDVDGGLAM
- the bfr gene encoding bacterioferritin, yielding MKGDRDVIHALNEVLAAELVAINQYFMHAKMCENWGYLALAERSRDESIDEMRHAEAIMKRILFLEGLPNLQRLDKLNVGQTVPEQFKSDLDLEYAAVTRLNSSIALCREKGDHQSEALLRSILEGEEEHIDWLETQIDLVQKLGEPLYLSRQLSHCKS